CAAGTTCAGGGCCGCGCGTATCATCGTCGACGCAGGCCTCCACACCGGCCGGATGAGCTACGACGATGCGTGGCGGTTCATGGTGGCGAAGCTCGGACCCGACACCGCATTCTTCAAGGCCGAGGTGAGGCGCTATTGCCTCTCCCCGAGCCAACCGATGAGCTATCTGGTGGGAAAGACCCAGTTGCTGGCGCTGAGGGAGGCGTACCGCCGGAAGATGGGCGACCGCTTCTCGCTGAAGGACTTCCACGACCGCGTGCTGACTGAAGGGTCGATCCCGGTCAGCCTGATTCGTCGGAAGCTGCTGTCAGAGTAAGAACGGGGAACGGCGACTGCCCCTGAGCTTGCCCCACGCACCTCCGCGCTGCGAAGGTACAGCCCCCGTTTTTCGGACGTGCACCTGTTATCCCTCGGCCCAGTCGCCCGCCGCAGGAGCTGTGGCTAGTTCAGCTCGACGAACTGCCACGACAGGGAGTCGCGGACGAAGGTGAACAGCAGAAACCCGGGGTTACCGTAGTCGAGTCCGACCCCATCCGGCGCCATCGCGCCGCAGGTAAAGTGTTGCACCGCTCCGACCTGCATGTGACGCAGGCCGTGCGTGTGACCCGCACACCAGGCGTATGCGCCATACTTCTCCAGCAGGCCCTGGACCTTCACGCGCTCCGCATCACTCGCCAGCCGCCACATCATGGGCTTATCACCGTCATAGACCGGGAAATGCGTGAGGACTATCTTGACGTGGGCGCTGTCCTGCAGCTCGGTCTCTAGCCAGTCGAACTGGGTGGGACCGACAGTGCCGTCCGCGGTGTCGAGGAATATCAGTTTGATGCGGCCGGCGATGACGACCGAGTAGCAGCTTGGTCCGTAGTTCTGTTTGAACCGTTCCCAGCCGTCGGCCTGGAACAGGTCGTGGTTGCCGATGGTGGCGTAGTAGGGAATGCCGACGCGGTCGAGGTCGGACTTGATGCTGTCCACTTCATCCCCAGTCGCGTCGTTGGTCAGGTCCCCGAGCGCGCAGAAGAAGTCGATAGACCGGGCCGCGACTTCCTGCTTGAACTTCCCAAGCCGGTTAACGTTGTCATGCTGGATTTGCGGGTCGCCGAAGACCGCGAAGCGGAACGAATCCGGCTTCACGGCGACCGGCCCAGGTGCCGGCGGGTCGCCGCTGAGATTCTCCCTCACGCGGTCTTCCACGTTCGGCCGCGTGACAATACCCCAGAGATCCCACTTGCACGCGCACAGAGCGAGCAGAACGGCGCTGCCCAGCAGGAAGAGTCGTCTAGAAGTCATGTCTTACTCCGACACTCAAATCGAGATCGTGGAACGAGGCCAGCCCGCCCGAATAGCCGACGATTGCGGTCGAAACGAGGCCGGCGAGTTCCAGGCCGTCCCTCAGCCGGTATGCGCCGTCGGCCTCGAGCGGGAACTGCTGAGGATTGTGGGCCGTGAACCGATCATAGCTGGAGAGACCGGCCCTGATCCACCAGTTCTCACGCTGGATGAACTTCCACCGCAGCCGGTACAGGAAATTCCACTCGGCCGCGTCGCTGCTCCAGACCAGCGGCGACGAGTATCTGTCGCCGAAAACCGGCACGCGGCGGACCAGTCCGGCGCCGGCGTCGAGCCCGTACAGCGGCCCGGCTTCGAACACGACGAGCAAGCGGTTCTCCCCTGCCTGCCAGTCGGTCCATTGCTGGTGCTGGCCCGCAAGCCTCAGCGTCAAGTGAGCGGGACTGTAGACCTCTGCCGCCAGTCCCAGGTGAGCAGCCCCGAGGCCATTATTCTGGAAGAGATTGAGTGAGAGTCCGGCATCGACTTTGAAGAACCGGACCGGCGTGATGTCGGCTTGGAGGACTGCCTGCATCTCCGACTCAACTCCCGGCTCACCGCGATACCCAATCGCGGCAGATCCGACGACAGCCGCACGCGCCGTGGCCGCGAACAGAACCACCAGCGTCAGGAGCCTCTTCATTCGTCGTGAGGATACGACACCCGAAACGGTATTCAAGAGTTGCGCTTCATACCTTGGACGTGCCGACGTCGAGCAGGTCGGCAAGCGTAATCCCGCGTCGGGTGAGGTCCGCTTCCCAGACAACCTTCAGTCGGTAACCCTGTTCGGCGGCGAAGAGCTTCTTGTCGATGTCGTGCAACCGGTTGCGGCGCTGGTCCGGGGTCAGGGCCTTGCCCTCGTAGACGCGCGGATCGGCGTGCCAGTACGTTCCGTGGACTTCGACCAGCAACCGGTCAGGCAGCAGGAAATCGTAGGCGTACGGCCCGAGCGGGAACTGCCATCGGTAGTCCACGCCGGCCCCATCGAGCATCTTCGCCAGCCTCGCTTCGAGCCGGTTGTAGGCCCTGGCCGGGTAGCCGGTCGCCGCCTGCGCGGCTGCGGCCAACCGATGACGCGACCACGCGGTTGCCTTCTCGACGTGCCGACGCTGAGCGCGTCGCGCACGCGCGATGCGGTCCGGGTCCGGCCCGGCTACCAGATGACTTTGCTCCAGTCGCTCTGCTTCAGGCTCGCGTCCGCGGCGTCGGCAATCGCTATCTTCTCGTGCCGCATGAGGTCGTCCGACACGCGGTTCTCGAAGTTGGCCGGGTCCCGAATCGGAGCGTTGGGCAGCGTGTCCTTTAAGTACCGCAGCACGAACTCCATGTTGGCGCCGGGCTGGTGGCGCGGCCGGC
The bacterium genome window above contains:
- a CDS encoding metallophosphoesterase encodes the protein MTSRRLFLLGSAVLLALCACKWDLWGIVTRPNVEDRVRENLSGDPPAPGPVAVKPDSFRFAVFGDPQIQHDNVNRLGKFKQEVAARSIDFFCALGDLTNDATGDEVDSIKSDLDRVGIPYYATIGNHDLFQADGWERFKQNYGPSCYSVVIAGRIKLIFLDTADGTVGPTQFDWLETELQDSAHVKIVLTHFPVYDGDKPMMWRLASDAERVKVQGLLEKYGAYAWCAGHTHGLRHMQVGAVQHFTCGAMAPDGVGLDYGNPGFLLFTFVRDSLSWQFVELN